Genomic window (Dyadobacter fanqingshengii):
TCCGCGTCCAGCGCTTTCACCCGGAAGCTCGTTCCAAGCACCTTGGTCACTGTTTCATTCGTGTATACCAAAAAAGGCCGCTTGGGATTTTTGGCCACATCAAAAAATGCTTCCCCTGTTAAAATGACCTTCCGTTCGCCTGAGGCAAAAGTTTTTGGATAGGTGATCGTACTGCCCGGCGAAAGTGTTGCAACGCTGTTGTCGCTCAAAAGCACCGTCATTTCGTGTAAACCGGCATTCTTACGCACAAGCATAGGTTCGACGGCGGCATTTTTCACATGTGCATAGGGAGAGGCCGTATTGCTTTCGCGACTGTAAAGCCATAGCCCAATGGCAGAAACAAACAAAAAGATAGCTGCAACGCGCCATATTGGTTGGCCTACGAACTGGTAAATGTTCGTATCACGGTTTTGTTTCTGAATCTCTGCCAGCCTGGTAATTTCCTCAATTTCATGTTGAATGGTTTCCTCGGTAAGGTCGTCGTTGTGCATGTCGTACACTGCCAACACCAGTTCCCGCGCCATGCCCACTTCGCCGGATTTTTCGGGATTTTCCGCAATCCATTTGAGCCAGAATGTTGTGATTTCGGGGGTGGGCGCTGTGACCCACATGCGAAACAAGTCATCCATGGCTAATTCTTCGGCTGTGTGGTAGCGGTAATCCATAAATAAAGCTTGGAGTCTTTAGTATGTATGTCCGCTTTTTGGATAACTATAACCAAAATAATTAAAATATTTTTTGAAATAGTTATAAAACAATGATAATACCGCGAGAGAACGGTTTTATAGAAGGGAGGTGATAACAAGCAAAGCCCAGAGAAACTCAGCGGGTGCCCATATCTGACGGATCTCCTTTAATGTGCGGTGCAACAGGTTGGAAACGCTCTGGCGTCCCAAACCCATAATGTGAGCAATGTCTTCGTTGTCAAGATTCTGGTAAAAGCGCAGGTAAATGACCTCTTGTTGCCTCTTGGAGAGTAGTGTAATGATTCGTTTAAGGTGGCTGGACTGCGATTGCGCGTTTTCATCGGCAATGATCTGCGACTCCACGGGCGCATCTTCATAATCCAGATCAAAGAGCTCCTTAGGCTCCTGAAAGCGCTTCAAACGAATGCTTTCCTTAATAAGCTTGTGTCTCAGCGCTTTAAATAAATATGATTTGACAAAAGCAGTTTCGGAGAGTTGTTCCCTCCGTTCCCATAATTCGAGGTAAAGCTCTTGGATAGAGTCCCGGATAAAGTTGGGGTCGGACGAAAATTTGGTGGAATAGTTGTAAAGAGCGCGGTAATGGACTTGTGCAAGCTGGCCTAATGCAGCCGAATCGCCCGCTTTAAAACGCAGCCAGAGCTGGATATTGATGTCAGAAAGGTTTGATATGTGCGCTTCGTTACTCAAATCTTTTGGTTATTGACATTGTTTTATAATTTCAACGAATTATGCTAATCAAAGCGGCATGTGGTTTTATTCTCCTTGCCATATTTAAGGTAATGCGGAAATTTATGAGACGAGTGGAAAGAATTGGAAAATAAACTGCTGTGCTGTCATGTTAGTATTTGCAGCACAGCAGTTTACCGAAGATTTGTATACTATTTGGTAACCTTCAATTTGCCCTGCATTAATGTATAATGTCCCGGGAATGTGCAAACGTATTGATAGGTTCCGGCTTGTTTTGGCGCTACGAAATAGATGCTTTCTGACTTTTCGGGCTCTACAATGTTGCTATGGAACAAAACGTCATTCGTTTTGGGAACATAATTCAGCTCTGAACCTTTCAAACCCAGATTAAGGCCCGCTTCACCCACCGCGTTGGCTGTTCCCGGCTTGGTAATCACCAGGTTATGAAGCATATCGTCATTGTTGTTGAAGACAATTTTAATGCGGCTTCCTGCTTTTACCTGAATTTCGGAAATATCAAATTTCAATCCCGGAACGGTTCCGATTGTGATCGTCTGATCCGGGCCGTTGGTCCAGCTGGCGGGCATTTCCACAACACGCTTTGCAGAAGGGGCCGAATTAGCAGTTTCAGCGACCGGCATTGTATGCGCGCTGTGATCCACCGCAACCGCTTTAACCGTCGTTGTGAAGGCAGAAGCATTTACCGGATTGCCAGAAGCAATTTCGTTCAATGTATAGTAACCGGTCGCATGCAGCAATGGGTTACCATCCGCACCTTTTACGCCATCCGCCTTGATTTCGTGAATATAACCCTTGCGGAGCAACGCAGGATCAAGAACCAGGCGCACTTTCAGGCCATCTTCTGAAACTACTATTCCTTTCAAAGGCACTTCCTGCGTGTTAACGATCGGGCTGCCGTAAGTCTGGTGATATTTGTAAGTAAAGCTGTTCAATTTGTACGCTTCCTGGTCCGCTGCGGCTTTTTTGTCAACCGGGCTTGTGAACGTGATTTCGAAACCGTCCGGCATAGAACGCACATTTTTCATTTCAAAAGGCATCTTACCCGTCCAAACCAATCGCTGAATGCCAAATTCCTGCTTACCCGTTGCAGACCAGCCGCGACTTGTTTGTCCTACAAACATAGAACCATCCAGGCCCCATTCCATCCGCAAGATCCCCGACATGAAACCTTCGCGGAAAGGGAAAACAGTTCCCTGCCACACGCCATTCACTTTTTCCAGATCCACGCGGGTGATAATGCTGTGTCCCTGATCACCCACGAACATTTGTCCCGAAAACGGACCGAAGGCGCCATTGGTAACATCTTCTTTAAAGTCCGAAGTGGAAATGCCCACGAGCGTGTGCGGAAACCAAACCGCCGGCGCTTTCAGACCCGGCAACTTTTTGGCAACATCGTACAGCGGTTCGCCTGTGTTAGGCACATCAGATGGGGTAAGCTTAACCGGCGAACCTTCTTCTTTGCTCCATCTCAAACCAGCCGGGTTTCCGGCAAAATCTCCTTTTTCCAAATGCGTCATACGGCCGGAACCCACCCAGTCGCCCTGGTTTTCGGTATAAAAAATATCTCCCTTGTAAGAGCCGAAGCCGGAAGGGGAGCGAAGGCCGGTTGCGAATGGCGTCAACTTACCGTCTTCACCCAATTTCAGCATCCAGCCTCTCCATTTTGACTGGCTTGCACCGCGTCCTACCCAGTCGAGGTTCAACGTTACGAGCAGCTCGCCATTCGGCATCGGCACGGGACCGTAAGAATATTGGTGATAATTGCCTGATAATGGCCATTTTGCAAACGAATCATAAACGTCGGCAATGCCATCATTGTCCGTATCCACAAGGCGGGTTACTTCCCCGCGTTGTGAGATCAGAAAATCCTTTCCACGATACAAAAGCCCCAGCGGCTCGTGCAAGCCGGAAGCAAAACGGTGGAAAGAAGGCTGCCCATCGCCTTTCAGATAGGGGTTACCAATCATCCAAACCTCGCCGCGGCGGGTAGAAGTTGCCAGACGGCCGTCCGGAAGCACCTGCATGCCGCCGACTTCCATTTTAATGTTCTCGGGAATGGGGATGGTAACGATCCGGTAGAAATCATCCTCTTTATTTTGCTTCGATTGCGCATACGCTGAGACACATCCAAGTGATATCAGCGTCGTTAATAGTATATTTTTCATTGAGTGGAATCTAAGAATATGGTTACCAGAACATCATATATGTAGCCGAATCGGACACAGGCAACACCAGTTCCTGATTGTCTCCGGCAGGCCTCACAATGGCCTGAGCTTTCTGATTGACCTGAATATAATAGCGGTTATCGATCTGGAAAAGGCCGTTTTTGAGATCAGTGATCTGTTTTCCAGATCCCAGCAACGAATAAATCGCGCCGGTAGGCTTGCCTTCTACGGTAAATGTCCGGGACATTCCTTTGTCATTGGAAATGATCTGATCGCTTACTGTCGCCGAGCCGATTGCATAGCGGAACACAGGAAATCCTTCCGGGTTGATTTTGTAGCCCAGGAAATTGATGTTCGAAGAATCCGGCCAGGTTGTTGCTTTGTCGGCTAAAACGGCAAGGCTGCTTCTGCCCGAAACGTGGACGCTCAGTCCCGCAGGGGTTAACAGTTGCGGTTCGCCGCGTTCGTACCACATTTCGGTAACGTTGGCAAACTGTCCACGCCAGGCTTGCAGCATTGCGCCGCGGTTCAAGTCGATCGTGTAGCTCCATCCTTGCGGGCTTCCAACTGAAATGCAATGTGTGCGCTTATATTTCTCGCCTTCGATCTGGATGAATGAACGCACCATTTCGGGCTGCTTGTCGGGCGTCACGCTAATGTATGGCTTCGGCTCCGGCTCGGGCAATGATGAAAGCACGTGCAGGTCGTAGGGACGAATGCCCGCTTTTTCAACGCGAAGCCCCAATGCGGGTTGTCTCCATGGAAAGCGGGAGTAATGTATCTTGAATTTGTGAGCGCCTTGCGTCAGGTTCGCTGTGCCCGTGTGCGTTTCCTGTGAAGTGCTTTCGCCCGTGCTCATCACGCTCTTTCCATCTACTTCAAAATCGAACATCGGGCCGGAGTAAATGCTTGTAAAAATGTATTCGCCTGCTTCCTGCACATCGATATCGCCTTCGTAAACCAAATGGAACTCGCGCATTCCGTTCGTCACTTCCTGGGTTAATGTTGGAGATTTTCCTTCATGAGAAAGCTTGCTATATTCCTTTGCATCCCATTTGTCCGAATAAACCTTGTATGCCAGGTTATTCAATGTCAATGTCTTACGACTCGCAAGCAATTGATAACCTACATTTCTGAACGCGATAGTTCCCTTGTTTACCTCAAATGAGAGCGGTTTTCCTTCTGCGGTAGCCTGGGAATTAGGCAGATAAACAGTTTCCAGCACTGTGACACCATTTAACGACAACAAATTGAGCCGGGCAGAGTTGGCTACGCCAGGAACGGCCGCGTCGTAAACGAGTTCAAGCGTTTGCCAGAGCCCCGGTGCTTTGGAAGCGTTTTGCGTTGGAAATTGTCCGATATAACCGGATGTGGAAGCATTGGCATCACGTTGATGGCTGCTGTCGGAAATTCTTACTTTCTGTCCGCCCGGCAGCACAATGTAGCCTTCTGCGCCTGGGGAAACCATAAATTCGGTGGCCAACCGGAGGTCGCCTGCTTTTAATTTCGTTGTCAGGGCTTTACCTGGGCTGCCGATCAGGATGCCTTCTCCCGCTTTGGTTTTAGGTTTTGCTGTTCCCGTCGGGTGGATGGCCACATCGCCTTGTACGGACCAGTTCGGGCTTGTGCTTTCAAATGAGCTGAGGTCT
Coding sequences:
- a CDS encoding plastocyanin/azurin family copper-binding protein; this translates as MKNILLTTLISLGCVSAYAQSKQNKEDDFYRIVTIPIPENIKMEVGGMQVLPDGRLATSTRRGEVWMIGNPYLKGDGQPSFHRFASGLHEPLGLLYRGKDFLISQRGEVTRLVDTDNDGIADVYDSFAKWPLSGNYHQYSYGPVPMPNGELLVTLNLDWVGRGASQSKWRGWMLKLGEDGKLTPFATGLRSPSGFGSYKGDIFYTENQGDWVGSGRMTHLEKGDFAGNPAGLRWSKEEGSPVKLTPSDVPNTGEPLYDVAKKLPGLKAPAVWFPHTLVGISTSDFKEDVTNGAFGPFSGQMFVGDQGHSIITRVDLEKVNGVWQGTVFPFREGFMSGILRMEWGLDGSMFVGQTSRGWSATGKQEFGIQRLVWTGKMPFEMKNVRSMPDGFEITFTSPVDKKAAADQEAYKLNSFTYKYHQTYGSPIVNTQEVPLKGIVVSEDGLKVRLVLDPALLRKGYIHEIKADGVKGADGNPLLHATGYYTLNEIASGNPVNASAFTTTVKAVAVDHSAHTMPVAETANSAPSAKRVVEMPASWTNGPDQTITIGTVPGLKFDISEIQVKAGSRIKIVFNNNDDMLHNLVITKPGTANAVGEAGLNLGLKGSELNYVPKTNDVLFHSNIVEPEKSESIYFVAPKQAGTYQYVCTFPGHYTLMQGKLKVTK
- a CDS encoding RNA polymerase sigma factor, with product MSNEAHISNLSDINIQLWLRFKAGDSAALGQLAQVHYRALYNYSTKFSSDPNFIRDSIQELYLELWERREQLSETAFVKSYLFKALRHKLIKESIRLKRFQEPKELFDLDYEDAPVESQIIADENAQSQSSHLKRIITLLSKRQQEVIYLRFYQNLDNEDIAHIMGLGRQSVSNLLHRTLKEIRQIWAPAEFLWALLVITSLL
- a CDS encoding FecR family protein, whose amino-acid sequence is MDYRYHTAEELAMDDLFRMWVTAPTPEITTFWLKWIAENPEKSGEVGMARELVLAVYDMHNDDLTEETIQHEIEEITRLAEIQKQNRDTNIYQFVGQPIWRVAAIFLFVSAIGLWLYSRESNTASPYAHVKNAAVEPMLVRKNAGLHEMTVLLSDNSVATLSPGSTITYPKTFASGERKVILTGEAFFDVAKNPKRPFLVYTNETVTKVLGTSFRVKALDAENTVMVLVKTGRVSVYPKTEYETLQNKPDKKVSVIVLNPNQQAVFNRKENKLEKGMVVNRQLLSELTAQKEMIFDEKPVSQVFKTLQEMYGIVIDYNQEILVNCIITAQYSDENLKQRLSAICQAIGASYEMVDGKIVITSKGCS
- a CDS encoding family 16 glycoside hydrolase codes for the protein MGQTAKGNYSLLPLKDLSSFESTSPNWSVQGDVAIHPTGTAKPKTKAGEGILIGSPGKALTTKLKAGDLRLATEFMVSPGAEGYIVLPGGQKVRISDSSHQRDANASTSGYIGQFPTQNASKAPGLWQTLELVYDAAVPGVANSARLNLLSLNGVTVLETVYLPNSQATAEGKPLSFEVNKGTIAFRNVGYQLLASRKTLTLNNLAYKVYSDKWDAKEYSKLSHEGKSPTLTQEVTNGMREFHLVYEGDIDVQEAGEYIFTSIYSGPMFDFEVDGKSVMSTGESTSQETHTGTANLTQGAHKFKIHYSRFPWRQPALGLRVEKAGIRPYDLHVLSSLPEPEPKPYISVTPDKQPEMVRSFIQIEGEKYKRTHCISVGSPQGWSYTIDLNRGAMLQAWRGQFANVTEMWYERGEPQLLTPAGLSVHVSGRSSLAVLADKATTWPDSSNINFLGYKINPEGFPVFRYAIGSATVSDQIISNDKGMSRTFTVEGKPTGAIYSLLGSGKQITDLKNGLFQIDNRYYIQVNQKAQAIVRPAGDNQELVLPVSDSATYMMFW